Genomic segment of Rhinatrema bivittatum unplaced genomic scaffold, aRhiBiv1.1, whole genome shotgun sequence:
AACAATCTTAGATTAATTAACTTTCCTAAATGCAAACTAATTTCACCTAAAAAGCAGCTAAAGAAATTCTTTCAGGATTCATTGTCTATTCCTAGTGGAGAACTATGAAAATTCAAAAGGCCTATTTTTATAACTGGgcctcagaaaagaaaaatggtgGAGGAACAGGGGACAATGAAGACCGGAGTAGGCCCCCAGAGACTTCTTCATCATTGGAAGATCTGACGGGATTTCTTGAGACAACTCAAGAAGAGCAAATGAGGAAAGAGGAATACTTCTAGCAAATTTGCAAATTCTGAGGAAAGAGAAGTGATATTAAAGACTTTCTATAGAAATAGAAGCAAGCTCTATTTAGAGGGAAAATCTGGGTTTTCCCAGATATTACAAAAACAACGCAAATGCGTAGAAAGAAATTTCTTTCACTATGTCCTAGAGCACGGCAGTTGGGTGCCAAATAATgattaaatttccttgtaaaatGTTCCTTGAGTATTGGAATATAGGTATGAGTTTATGGAGCCAGACCAATTAGAGATTTTCCTTAACTCGAAGTGAATCCCTACCAGCTCCTGCTAGTAGTACTGGAATAGTTTAAATAAACCCACCACTCTCTGTTTCAGAATTTAATTTCCTGGGTAATTTTGCTCCTTTAATGTTACCTTTTGCTCTCCCAATTGCATGGTACGTTCAGGATAGTAAGAGAGGAATTCACGTGCCAGTATTACATTGGCCTGCATGTGTTCAAGACAGCCAACCATGTCTCTTGTCCCGTAAAATGTTTCTTCCTTCACCTGAATACTCGAtaacattttttctataaaaAATGTAGGTAGACTGGTCAGAACAAAGTATATTTATCTTCAGTTATGGGTCACAATTAACCTATTCTGATAATGAAATATTTGTTTGAACAGTTAAATCAATGTTTCTTGTGAAGATTAAATCCTTTTGAGTCCAAATTTGCATACTAGAGACCTAAAACTGTAGGACGAGGTTGAGtttaatcccagctgccagccactgCTGCTTTTCTGGGCTATGGTGAGAGGCCTCAAAGGTGGCCACTTCAATACTATCAAGTTCTAGGAAACAAACAGCTCTTCAATATCCGTAAAGCTCTTCAGACCTCTAGTGAGGCTTTAAAAGTAATAAGTAGTAGAAGTAGTCTGGATTTAGAGGATGCAAAACACTTAAACATGCAGTTCAGCCCAACAGTTACCATCCCACTGGAATCTATGGTCATCTAATAAAGACTGAAACGAGATAGCCAAGAAAGTATCATCACTATCACCATACACACCTGTTCTTGGTGTACATACAAACGCCTGCAGGGCAAAGCACACAGCTCCAGAGAATCACCCGGTCCCCATCACAATGCATTGCCCCTATTTCAGAAACAAGTAAGGCCCATCTCCCCGCTCCTTCTAACCGGTGTAAGACGCGAAAGAAAAGCGAGGAGCTGTATATATCCTTACATGTTCCTGCCTGTcctctcctgctccagctccttctgCAGCCGCTTTTCTCTCTGCTCGGTGTGGTCCACCTCATTCTGCAAATCTTGCTTTTCACCGCCTCCAAGCAGGCCAGCCCCACCATGGCTCAGGTGCGCGCGCAAAAAGCAGACAACTGCGGAAGGCGGCTCCCTCTGCACCTTGTCAGTGCCCCCTGCTCCCCCGGAAGCGGAAGTGACCCGCCTTtcatagcgcccccccccccccgctcgccAGAATGCACGGTTGGAAAGTCGCTTTGTACCGCCTTCCCTTCTTAGTGCCACGTCCGGGCAGACAGGAGTCAGTGGCTGCTGAAACTAAACTCTTGATACAGGAAAAAACAAATCCAGCGCTTTACGTAAAACTCTTTATTGCTAGGGGAGCACGCCTGGGCTACCATTAACGTGAATGCCAGAGCTAGGTGGGTGTAGGGTCCCCAGGCAGGGGATGCTGCACTGCCACCTGCAGGGAAGCCGGGGCCTGCGCTAAGGAAAGAATCCGATTCCTGTACGCATGGAGTAACCTGGTGGGGCGTGTAAGGACACTTTTTTTTGAATGGTAACAATcatgctgcaattttttttttcagaacaatGTAATCTGATAATTAATTTCGCCGGTTCAGTTTAGTGCTACAACATTCCATGTGAGGAAAGTCCAAAGATACTAAAACAgttgttgggaaaaaaaaatatttctaagaCAAAATGTATGTGACGTTATATCTCGAATTAAGGCGTCATCAAGTTCTTAGATGTCACCTAATGGGCATGGATACCCCAAATGCACAACTTCAAAAGATGAATTGCACCACAGAAACTTCAGTCTCAACTAAAACTAATCACAGCTGCTCATAAACCTTTAGCCCATAGACGTTTTCGGCTTTTCCTGCTGTCCCACTGACTAAAAAGACCTAACATTTTCTGAATTCCCTGTCAGCAGTTTCCTGTGAAATCCTTTGGCCAAATCTTTAGGCGATAAATGGACTGGAAGGTCCAGAACGTCGCTGTTTCCAGTGGGCTTGGGATCGTTAAGCTCTTCCTCCTCGAAGGAGTTTCCCTTCTTTTAAGAAAACTCTTTGTctctgctgggggaggggggggatttcagTTCCTCGAGGCCATCGCTCTTCCTGGGAACATCGGAAAGTTTTCtcattcaccaccaccaccatccccccttttcttcttctcccaagAGCGACGAAACTTTGCGGAGTTGTAGTAGGGTTTGGAAATGGGCAGAAATGGCTCTCCTCGCCTGCCCAgcaggcacccccccccctccccctcccccatatataGTCATATCCACGGTCAAATGTTAGGCAGCAGCGAATAGCCGAGCAGATCCATAAAAAAAGCCTAAGCCGCGGTGGGTGAGGGACCGGGAGGGGAGTGTGGGCTTCCAAAAAAGTATTGGGTTTCCTCAGgaatgtcttcccccccccccccccccttgcgccgGTACATATTTGTGCAGCTCGCGCGGCCGGGAGCCTGCACTTCAGCTTCTGCGCTTCGGGCCCCCCGCCGCTGGAGCTCCTCGCTGTCCCAACCACCCCCCCCACAAGGCTCGCCCTCCCTTTCTCTCCGGGTACTCGCGCGCGGACTCCGGGCCCCCCCTAACCCCCGCCAGCCACCATGGATGCCATCAAGAAGAAGATGCAGATGCTCAAGCTGGACAAGGAGAATGCTATGGACAGAGCCGAGCAAGCGGAGGCAGACAAGAAGGCGGCAGAGGACAGAAGCAAACAGGTCTGCATTTTttacactcacacccacacaggcaCGCACCCCCATGCCAAGTGATCCATGGATCCCCTTTCTTTGAATGCCGCCGGATCGGTTTGGGCTCAGAGCCATAAAGAAGCTGGGCTTTCTAGTTTATGATTACTTCTATTCCAGttgttttaaggaaaaaaaaaaagaattgaaaagtCTGCACATaactatatgaaaaaaaaagttacaaagtGGAAACATGTTTTAAGGAAACACATTTAGTATAGCAataattagtagtagtagtagtataatTACTGGCCACACACAGAAAAAGGCACAAATGAAATTTTGGGAGTGTTGAAATGCCCCCAGTTTTCgttgctttttcttttaaaacttatgaaagtcatttaaaaaaaaaaataaggacacATCGTAAAGACAGAACAGATGGGGGGAAGAAACGTCACCTTGTTTCTGATTCTCAGAGCTGAAATTAGTGAATTGGAAAAACGCATATTGTTTAGTGAAATGTTACAGCTTCACAGAAAAATGCAGTTTTGCGCTGTTCAACAGCTGGTGAAGTTCAGATCAGAACAAAAGTGTGTGAAAGAAACAGCAAATCACAGctgtatatttttttctctcttttttttccttctttcaccTTTTAAATGACTGTGAACGCGAATAGTTAGAGGAGGAAATTGTGCAAACGGAAAAACAGTTACGTATTGCAGAGGATGAGAGGGATAGAGTGCTGGAGGAGCACCACAATGCAGAGGAGAGCCTCCTCTCCGCAGAGGAGAAAGCTACCAAGGTATCTCTGATCCGTGCCTGCTCGGACAGCCACACCGCCtaacttcctttctctctctctctctctctctttctgtgcttctctctccctctgtggtcTTGTTCTGCTTCTCTGTTCCTGTGCACCCGTGCGCGTTCACGCTGCCTGCTGCCAACCCTCACCCCCCTGCCTCCCTCGTATCCCCCCCCTTCCTGGCACCCATTTCCAGCTGGAGGACGAGTTGGTGGCTCTGCAAAAGAAGCTTAAGGGTACTGAAGATGAACTGGACAAATACTCCGAGGCCCTTAAAGATGCCCAGGAGAAGTTGGAACTGGCAGATAAAAAGGCCACAGACGTAAGTTGAACCACATCAGACAAGCTCCTTCTCCCCCTCACCACATCACGGCACGGCACACTGGGCCTGGCTTCCAGGAACCCGTCCTCTCTCTCTGTGGGACACCCTGCATCTCTGCATGCTTCACCTGGACAGTAAACACATTGTATCTGGCATCTTATCTGTAGCATCCATTTGTCCATGGTCAAGTTAAAACATTCTTGTACAGTTTGAAAcatgaatgcatttttttttctaaattactGTATCTTTTATTTGTATAGTGGTTATTTTATTCCATGAACATAGCAAGAAAACTGAGCTTTATCCTTAAACACAGGCACACTGAGATTTATTAAGCCACACAGAGTCAGATCTAATGTTCAGGCCTTGAGACATTTTAGGTTACTCTTCTCCAGTGTGGCTCCTGAGTTGTCGAGGACTACGTTACAAAGTCTGTAGACTAATAAATTATCTGCCGAGGAGAAATAGCCCTTAAGGGGAGGAGCAAGGAGGAAGATGATACTTGCTGGGTCTGCAGTCTGTAGGAGACAAGAGATCCAGACACCAAGCGTAGTTTTATATATAGCTTAGTGCTTTATATGGTATAGTGTGAGAGCTGACTTCCCTCCCGTCTGCCCCCACCCCGTTAAACATTAATGAGTGTAGTACATGCAGGATTTTACATTTCTCAAGTTTCACAGCCTTGAAGCCAAATCCCTCCGGtttcaaatccccccccccccccccctacacacacacacacacacacacacacatgaaactTAGCAGGAAATTTGGGTAGCTTGTAAAGGAGGCGTCCAACTTTCCAAAGCAATGTTAGATCGTTCATCCAATCCTTATCCGTTTAAAAAAACATTAGAACAGTTAAAATACCTAAAATTATATAGATAGATtatagatatacacacatatacatacatctCAACGAAAATGTTTAACAAACATCCAAATCTATGTGATGTCAGAATACAAACACTTTCAATCCAAAAATCAGTACAAAAAGGCCCAGCCAAGAAGTCTAGTAATGAACTAATgctaagttgtaaaaaaaaaaaaaaaagtgtagtttgTAGCCAGTGTAGTTTATCACCAGACAATGTCCGTTTTTAAGTACTAGTTTAGGTGCGTCTGTGCATAATTGCATATACAGAGCACACGTTCTGTCTTTTGGTATGTATGTGAATATGTGAAAAGATGGATGCTTGTTGTAAGTCTAGCCGAAGGTTTATTTAACATGTTAAGGGAGCCGCTTATAGATCCGGAGGAGATATTCCTTATAAGGAAAAGTATGCTGACTATTTAGATATAGCTCACCCAAGTTTCATAACAGAGGACGAGGGAAAGCTACTAGATTCTTTGTAAAAGATAACTGTCAACTAAAATTAACAATGTTGCAGTGTCatttacttgaaaaaaaaacccaaaaacaaaaactaataaaTCAGGTGTTAGAATGAAtggaagaaaaaaacccaaaaccttttaactgTATAATTTTCAGCAGGAAAGCTACACTGTTGGTCTCTTACCTCccggtggagagaatgagaacaCTTTTATCAAGAGAGCTTTGCATTATaacgtatttttttaaattaatgtttcCATGTATTGATTTCTAGAGTTgatataaaatcttttattttcaatCGTTAAGGTTTAAAAGTGTTGAATAAGAGCTTGAATATGCTAGCATAGAGTTCTTAGAAAAGGCATCCTCCCATCATTACTCACCTTTCTATATTATGAAAGATGCCTAACATAATAACGGTATCACTTCCTGTATTAATTCCATGAATGTTTTGTCAATTAACCAGTCTTCTAAAGCATTAAAAAGCATACCCAGCATATTTGACCTCTGAATACAAAATTGTACCTTTCCTTGTACCAACCAGTTTTTCTCAATTTGAATTTAACTTGTATTGAATCATTCAACTCAAAACAGTACAAGTTTTCTTCAATTTGAaggatattttatatatatatatatttccaaaaTCTTCAGATATTTTAGAGAGACAAGGGGGGAGTAAACTGGCATAAGGGATGGATGGGAGGGGTGTaactgtagtttaaaaaaaaccaaaaaacgtttttccttttaaaatgatTGTTTTGACCTCCAAATAAATCAGGATActtctaatattttattttacttgccaaAAAGAAAACGTTAGCAATACTGGACAAAATCGATTAGTACACAGATAGttatgatcattaaaaaaaaaatgtattccccACCCCGCCACTACTGAGGAAATAATTAACTATTTAAATGGCATTGCTCTGAAAAATTGCAGCATGATTATATtaccagtgggaaaaaaaaaaccgtaCCTATATACGCGCCACCAGATTAATGAGGTAATTACTCCCTACTTACAGGTAGTAGTTGAAGGAATCTgagtcttcccttttttttttttattgtctccCTCGATGGCAGCGCAGGCCCCGGCTTCCCTGCAGGTGGCAGTGCAGCATCCCCTGCCGGGGGACCCTACACCCACCTAGCTCTGGAATTCACGTTAATGGTACGCCCAGGCGTGCTCCCCTAGCAATAAAGATTTTTACATAAAacgttggattttttttttttaattattattatttttcctaCATTAGAATTTAGTTTCTGTTTGACCCCCGGCAGCAGCCACCGGCTCCTGTCNNNNNNNNNNNNNNNNNNNNNNNNNNNNNNNNNNNNNNNNNNNNNNNNNNNNNNNNNNNNNNNNNNNNNNNNNNNNNNNNNNNNNNNNNNNNNNNNNNNNACCATGCACTGTCCACATCCTTCTCACTACCTTCTTGCACATTCCTGACTGCATAAGTGTGTTGCaccattcattttgttttctctcttcACTTAGGCTGAAGCTGATGTAGCTTCCTTGAACAGACGTATCCAACTGgttgaggaggagttggatcgTGCTCAGGAGCGTTTGTCTACTGCCCTTCAGAAGTTGGAGGAGGCTGAGAAGGCTGCAGATGAGAGTGAGAGGTGAAGAGTTTCAAACTTAAgtttctgctaaaaaaaaaaaaaataaataaataaaaaaaaaaatcattccaaCATAAAACTAATGCATCCTTAGACATCCAATAACTTTTTCCCCTTCTGCGACAAGAGCATTGTACCAAAGCAGTTGCAGTTATATTACATAGCACTTATGGCTGTATTTTCATCATCGCTGGTCCTTGAATGCTGTGGTGAAAGTGAAAATGCATGATTGTGCTTAATGTGTGCATTCACTCAAACTACAGCATACACAATCCTCATACACTCACATCatgctaaaaaaatatataggcaaaACAACATTGCATAAGTATCATGGATAAAATCAACACAATGATTTTCCTAAATACCGTAATATTCATTGATCATTAATGTATTCAGATCAATTTAATGATATACAAAATCTTCACTGTCAAGTAGTCCGATATCGGCACGGTTTGTGTGAGGTTTTCTCTGAGGACTTCCCTCTTAAATCTCTTCAACATTAATCTGTCTGTCGTAAACTCTTCTCGCTTGAAAAACGTTGTTTATGCTCTTCCTGACAAAGAATTCTTCATTTCACCCCATGAAATGAAgaattcccctgatgaagcccataCAAtaagggcttcatcaggggaaacaTATTAAAATAAGCATACTTGTGACAAATActgaaaaatatatcaaaatcatAATTTTGCCATACAGTCCTTAGTTAAATGTGTTCCAAAACTGCGACTTGAAATATGTTTCTGCCGTGAACTTGCAGCTGAATCCAGCGACAAAACATAACACATTGAGTTGTGGACGTGAGCGCTTTCATTTCCGATTTTGGAGTCTATGGTTTCATCACTAGATTCGGGTGCAAGTTCCCGGTAGAAGCATATTAAAGTTGCATTTTTTGGAACATGTTTGACTAAGGACTGTATGGTGAAGTTatgattttgatatatttttcagCGTTTGTCACAAGTATGCTTATTTTAATAAGTTCCCCTGATGACGCCATTATTGCATGGGGTGAAATGAATTCTTtcggcctgatttttaaaagggccatgcgcaTAAATACCTGTTACACACTGAAGTGTCAGTCCCTGCAAAAGGGCCggactggaggatgtggtcagggGCAgggggccaggacagcaccattttgtgcTGTCCTGATACTTCATGATCCGAGTTAGTTGTGTGAGTTAAGtcgcaaaagaaaaaaaaaggggatagcTAGGATAGAtgtaggggttggggtggagaagggaagagtaggaataggaaagttccctcccagtccgcagactgggagggaacaggggaccAACATGATCAGTTGGTCCCCTTCAGTGACAAAATTGTAAACTTAAGAACCAAACTTCCAAACACcaccaaacaagaaattaaaatgcaaaaaagagacgttaACCAGTGGTCTTTATTTATCGAGATATCAGAGCTGGAAGTAGAATCCATGCTAAAAAACCTAAACCTGGCCCCACACAATATCGACAATACCTACACTTGACATAAAACAGCCAACACAGTCTCCCCAACATTAgctaagatcataaacctatccctagatgaa
This window contains:
- the LOC115082208 gene encoding tropomyosin alpha-1 chain-like isoform X2; its protein translation is MDAIKKKMQMLKLDKENAMDRAEQAEADKKAAEDRSKQLEEEIVQTEKQLRIAEDERDRVLEEHHNAEESLLSAEEKATKLEDELVALQKKLKGTEDELDKYSEALKDAQEKLELADKKATDAEADVASLNRRIQLVEEELDRAQERLSTALQKLEEAEKAADESERGMKVIENRALKDEEKMEIQEIQLKEAKHIAEEADRKYEEVARKLVIIESDLERAEERAELSESKCAELEEELKTVTNNLKSLEAQADKYSQKEDKYEEEITDSHDKLKEAETRAEFAERTVAKLEKSIDDLEEKVAHAKEENHNMHQMLDQTLLELNNL